TGGCTCCTTGGGATTAAGTTTTTTCCCCTCAAAGATTATTTCACCTTCATCTGCCGGGCTAAGACCGAACAGAGCCTGCATTACTTCAGTACGGCCTGCGCCAACCAATCCTGCAATACCAAGAATTTCTCCTTTTCTGACATCAAAGTTTATATCAGAAAATTTGTTTTGAAGTGTCAGATTACGGACTTCCAATACCTTTTCGCCTATAGGAACGTGGACCTTTGGATAAATGTCGCTGAGCTCTCGCCCAACCATATTTTTAATTAGGATTTCATTATTGATATCTTTAGCTTGCCAGGAATCCACATATGCTCCATCTCTAAGAACGGTAATTTCGTCAGAAATCCTGAAAACCTCATCCATTTTATGAGAAATATATATGATTCCCTTTCCTTCTTTTCGAAGGTTATCTATTATTATGAAAAGGTTATCAACTTCTTTATCTGTAATTGCCGAAGTAGGTTCATCCATAATAATAATCTCTGCATTAAAGGAAATAGCCTTTGCTATCTCCACAAGCTGCTGGTCAGCAACCTGTAGATTCTGAAGTTTTTCTTTGGGACTAATATTATTAATATGAAGCCTGTTTAATAATTCTTCTGTTTGCTTGTAAAGTGTTCGATAGTCAACAAATCCTCCTTTTCCAGGTTCACGGCCAAAATATATATTTTCAGCTACTGTCATTCCCGGAATAGGAGACAATTCCTGGTGAATCATTGCAATCCCCAGATTTTGAGAATCTGTAGGCGAATTTATTTCTACATCCTTACCATTTATACTGATGCTTCCTTTATCACTCTTTGTTACCCCAGCCAGGATTTTCATGAGTGTGGATTTGCCGGCTCCATTCTCACCCATAAGGGCATGAACTGAACCCTTTTCCAGTTTAAAATGTACATCATGCAATACATTTACTCCCGTAAAACTCTTGCTGATATCTTTCATTTCAAGTAAGCTCAATAATCACACCTCTTTTCCCATAACCTCTATGAAGTTACTCTTATATGTTTTATGTCCCCCTTGCATTTCATGTTTTAATTATATAATTGAATTAATGGTTTAACAGGTTTACTATTTTAATATTAAGTTTGATTTTTTATGATTTAAAAAGAAAAAATACATGAACCATCATTATTCATGTATTGCTTAGTGATTTTCTCTGTGATTTTCCCGTAATTTCCTTCAACGTATAGAATTTTGCCTGTAAGAAACCGGACTTACACCGAAAGTATTCTTGAAGACCACAGAAAAATATTTGGGGTTTATATATCCACAAAGACTGCTTACCTCGCCGATAGGGATGCTTGTATCGGCAAGCATCTGTTTTGCCATAGCCATACGGATACTTGTAATATATTCATTAAAGCCCATTCCGGTACCTTTTTTGAACAACGCACTCATGTATGCTGAAGTCCGATCAAATTTTTCAGCCACTATATTTAAATTAATATCACTGGCGGCATTTTCCCTGACATACTGCAATACATCTACTATTAACTTTTTATTAGGTACATCTATACCGGCTTCATTTGCTGCCTGGTGCACCTGGTTGAGATATCTGTTTATCTCCTGTTTAAGCTGTAAAAAACTCCATAATTCAAAAAACGGAAGAGGCTTAATGATACTTTCCGTTCTTGTACTGTTATACTTTACAAGCTGACGGTCAATAGTTTTAACAAGTTGTGTATAGCTCTGCTCAATACCTGACAGAGACTGTAATGAAGGTGGTAACATAATTAGTTTTTCAAAAGAGTTAATAATTTCTGCATTTTTAATATTCTCAAGGTTATGAATTAAATTACCCCAGTCACTCTGTTCATGCCTAACTGACATAGGTATTTCCGAAAATAATTGTACATTGTTGCCAGTACGATACAATTTATAATTGGTAGCCTCATTGGCAAAATTGAAGGTTTTGTGCAATAATATGGAGCCGTAGGCCACATCACCAATACCGGCAAATACATCTATCAGTAAATACTTACGGATTAAGCTGCAGATCTTATTTAGCTCCTGTTTTACCGAAAGGAGCATTGCCTCTCTTTTAAGACCTTCAAATACAGCAACAATTCGTCCTGATTCATATTGAACTGTAATTACAAAATCCTCGCCCATTTCCTGAGTCAATACTTCATCTGCTATATTTTTTACCGCAAAATCAATATAGTCCTTGTTTCCATTATTCACCTGGTATTGAATCATGGCACAGAGTAATAACTTTTCCTTAAAGCGGACACCCAAATCATAAAGCTCCGACAGACATCTCTTTGCCTCATCAGCATCCGTGGAATCCAGCAAATTCTTAAGGAGCTTTTGTTTTACATTTTCTACGACCTTCTTATTTTCACTTTCACGAACAAATTTTTCATCAATTCTCTGTTTCTCATTGGCCAAGCTTTTTACATAACCCTCAACCATAGACACAAGTTCCTGCTTTTTAATAGGCTTAAGTACATACTCTTTAACACCTAACTTTATAGCAGATTTCGCATATTCAAAATCCGCATATCCTGAAAGAATGATAAAAGTTGGGGAATACCCTGTTTCCTTGATATTCTTAATTAAACTAAGTCCGTCACAGAAAGGCATACGGATGTCGGTAATGACAAGCTGAGGTAAATGTTCTTTACAGAGTTTAAGTGCTTCTATACCATTTTCAGCCTCATAACAGCAAATATCAATATTTGGCAACTCCCTTTTGAGTATTACGATTATACCCTTTCGTATAACATCCTCATCATCTGCCACCAATATTTTAAACATTTTCTTCCCCTCCGTTTTGAACACCTGATTCAACAAAAATGGTTAAAGTAATTTTGGTTCCGACATTTTGTTCACTCTCAATGTGCATTCCGCTTCCTGCAGGACAAATCATTTCCACACGCTGATTTACGTTAATAATGCCTATTGAGTTTTTAGACTTACTTTTATTATAAATTGATTTATTTTCTGCAATACATTCATAGATTTCTTCAAGACGTTCATTTCCCATTCCTTTGCCATTATCTTCAACTGTTATGATAAGCTTGTTTTCCTCCATAGAAACATTAACAAATATATTCCATGGGGGAAGAGAATCTTTAAAGCCGTGTATAAAGCAGTTTTCAACCAGTGGCTGAAGTATCAACTTGGGAATCATAATATTTCTAAGATTTTCGGGACACTCCATTTGATAGATTAGTCTTTTATTAAATCGCATCCTCATAATTTCTATATACTGGTCAATATTATTGAGTTCTTCACTAATCTTTACCTTAGGACTTTCCCAATGTAGGCTGTAACGCATTAAATCTCCCAAATTTGCCAGTTCGTTTGCCACTACATAATACTCGTCTATTTCGCACTGCATTCTCATATTTTCCAAGGTATTATAGAGAAAATGAGGATTTATCTGTGCCTGAAGGGCGTGTATTTCCGCTTCCTTTTGTGCCTTTTCCTTTTGGACCATTGAAATAAGCAGTCCTTGAAGTCTTTCAGCCATATGATTAAAGCTCTCTGAAATTCTGGAAATTTCATTAACCCCATCAACTTTGATACGTACATCAAATCGTCCCGATTCAATATGTGTAATCATTTTATCAATTTCTTTGAGCTTTCTGAAGAAGATTCTGGCTGCAACATTAGTAAAAACTATGATAAACACAATACTGAGAATGGCAATCAATAGCAAAAGGGTATCTACTCCTGAAGTGGAGGCAAGAATTTTCTTCTTGTCCATAACTGCAACTCTGGTCAATCCCGTAATATCATCCCTGTCATATGCAATAAGGTAATCTGCATCACCCACTGTCATATCAGATGCGCCTGATTTTTTAGGGAACTTTATAGTGGCAAATTCTTTCATGCTTTTATCATCGGAAGCAAAAACCAATTTTTGGTTGCGGTCAAAAATCAGATATTTCACTTCTGAATCCTGATTCAAAAGTTCGCTTGAATTAGCAAGCTTGCTTATTGTCATATCCACTTCTATGAGCCCGATACACTCTTTCGTACGAATATCGGATATTTTTTGATAAATAGGTAATACCAATTCTTCTTTATTTTCAAGTTCTTCATAGTTTACAAGGTTTCCTAAAGATCTGTCGTATACACGCACATTTCCATATATATGCTCACTGTTGCTTTGCATAATCTCAGAATAATAATCACGGTCGTATAATCTTTCTATGTGATATGACCAATCAAAAAATTCATCAATCTGCTTATTTGAAGAATATATAACAAGTCTGTTGAATTTATTTGTGTATACATAACGTATATTTAGAAGTTCATTTTGAACACT
This region of Clostridium sp. BNL1100 genomic DNA includes:
- a CDS encoding sugar ABC transporter ATP-binding protein encodes the protein MKDISKSFTGVNVLHDVHFKLEKGSVHALMGENGAGKSTLMKILAGVTKSDKGSISINGKDVEINSPTDSQNLGIAMIHQELSPIPGMTVAENIYFGREPGKGGFVDYRTLYKQTEELLNRLHINNISPKEKLQNLQVADQQLVEIAKAISFNAEIIIMDEPTSAITDKEVDNLFIIIDNLRKEGKGIIYISHKMDEVFRISDEITVLRDGAYVDSWQAKDINNEILIKNMVGRELSDIYPKVHVPIGEKVLEVRNLTLQNKFSDINFDVRKGEILGIAGLVGAGRTEVMQALFGLSPADEGEIIFEGKKLNPKEPVEAIKNGLAFVTEDRKGEGLVPYMSVGNNITLASMKDFEKNCLIDMKSEDEVIQKQISSLRIRTQGKEQLVSSLSGGNQQKVVLAKWLIKKPKLLILDEPTRGIDVGAKSEIYKIMCDFVAQGNSIIMISSEMPEVMGMADRIIVLSNRKLGGELKREDFVQENIMRLAVSKM
- a CDS encoding response regulator, with the protein product MFKILVADDEDVIRKGIIVILKRELPNIDICCYEAENGIEALKLCKEHLPQLVITDIRMPFCDGLSLIKNIKETGYSPTFIILSGYADFEYAKSAIKLGVKEYVLKPIKKQELVSMVEGYVKSLANEKQRIDEKFVRESENKKVVENVKQKLLKNLLDSTDADEAKRCLSELYDLGVRFKEKLLLCAMIQYQVNNGNKDYIDFAVKNIADEVLTQEMGEDFVITVQYESGRIVAVFEGLKREAMLLSVKQELNKICSLIRKYLLIDVFAGIGDVAYGSILLHKTFNFANEATNYKLYRTGNNVQLFSEIPMSVRHEQSDWGNLIHNLENIKNAEIINSFEKLIMLPPSLQSLSGIEQSYTQLVKTIDRQLVKYNSTRTESIIKPLPFFELWSFLQLKQEINRYLNQVHQAANEAGIDVPNKKLIVDVLQYVRENAASDINLNIVAEKFDRTSAYMSALFKKGTGMGFNEYITSIRMAMAKQMLADTSIPIGEVSSLCGYINPKYFSVVFKNTFGVSPVSYRQNSIR
- a CDS encoding histidine kinase, translated to MKTLIKKLTRLSLVWQVTIVFSLIMIIPAIVITTSYFEIVRDNLLEEANKKVQENLKKLDSNINSNISDMNSALNQLVFSQEFQYYLNPENNLSTHEKNYYVYSVQNELLNIRYVYTNKFNRLVIYSSNKQIDEFFDWSYHIERLYDRDYYSEIMQSNSEHIYGNVRVYDRSLGNLVNYEELENKEELVLPIYQKISDIRTKECIGLIEVDMTISKLANSSELLNQDSEVKYLIFDRNQKLVFASDDKSMKEFATIKFPKKSGASDMTVGDADYLIAYDRDDITGLTRVAVMDKKKILASTSGVDTLLLLIAILSIVFIIVFTNVAARIFFRKLKEIDKMITHIESGRFDVRIKVDGVNEISRISESFNHMAERLQGLLISMVQKEKAQKEAEIHALQAQINPHFLYNTLENMRMQCEIDEYYVVANELANLGDLMRYSLHWESPKVKISEELNNIDQYIEIMRMRFNKRLIYQMECPENLRNIMIPKLILQPLVENCFIHGFKDSLPPWNIFVNVSMEENKLIITVEDNGKGMGNERLEEIYECIAENKSIYNKSKSKNSIGIINVNQRVEMICPAGSGMHIESEQNVGTKITLTIFVESGVQNGGEENV